The Pseudomonas fluorescens genome includes a window with the following:
- a CDS encoding 2OG-Fe(II) oxygenase, producing the protein MLDLSRLTPAALKSHPFSWAEIGSLYSAGDAAALAATFPHDHFKTVSGYGGEKNYDYEARALVDMGSHTIAFPEELSEAWLRLAQDLGSAGYREAMSELTGVDLRSVPMEVNVFHYGPGASLGAHPDLPDKLVTHILYFNESWDRNDGGCLNILHRNDPTAVAAEIEPLVGNSAILVRSDNSWHAVTPVVSGCHSSRRSLTATFYRPGSLSSMWPPGDSTPLHGYPRA; encoded by the coding sequence ATGCTAGATCTCTCTCGTCTCACGCCAGCGGCGCTAAAGTCTCACCCGTTCTCATGGGCTGAAATTGGCAGTCTGTATTCGGCCGGGGATGCCGCTGCGTTGGCGGCAACCTTCCCCCATGATCACTTCAAGACGGTGAGTGGCTATGGGGGTGAAAAAAACTATGACTATGAGGCACGCGCCCTGGTAGACATGGGCAGCCATACCATCGCTTTCCCCGAAGAACTGAGCGAGGCGTGGTTGAGGCTGGCGCAGGATCTTGGCTCGGCCGGCTATCGAGAGGCCATGTCGGAGCTGACCGGGGTTGATCTGCGCAGCGTGCCGATGGAGGTCAACGTTTTTCATTACGGTCCTGGCGCGAGCCTGGGGGCCCATCCAGACCTGCCCGATAAACTGGTCACCCATATCCTGTATTTCAATGAGTCCTGGGACCGCAACGACGGCGGGTGCCTGAACATCTTGCACCGTAACGATCCCACTGCCGTGGCGGCCGAGATCGAGCCCCTGGTGGGCAACTCGGCGATCCTGGTACGTTCGGATAACTCCTGGCATGCTGTCACGCCCGTGGTGAGCGGCTGTCATTCCTCCCGCCGCAGCCTGACGGCAACGTTCTACCGACCGGGGTCCCTCAGTTCCATGTGGCCACCGGGCGACAGCACTCCACTGCATGGATACCCACGTGCTTAA
- a CDS encoding ABC transporter permease — protein MQSFSTSPVAMLKSVLINRILIYVLIRREVIGRYKGSMLGILWSFFTPVFMLVVYTFVFSVVFKARWSGGGESKSEFALVLFAGLLVFNLFSECVNRAPGLVLANTNYVKKIVFPLETLPLVSLGAALFHMAVSVLAWLVFYIVLFGTPPVTALLLPVVLFPLVLLTLGISWFLASISVYLRDIGQFIGIIITAMLFLSPIFYPLSTLPQSYQVALQANPLTLPVEMVRDVLFWGKAPQWGQLAAYSATSVLIACSGFAWFQRTRKGFADVI, from the coding sequence ATGCAGTCGTTCAGCACGTCCCCCGTTGCCATGCTCAAGAGTGTCCTGATCAATCGAATCTTGATCTACGTGTTGATCCGCAGGGAAGTCATCGGTCGCTACAAAGGCTCGATGCTCGGTATTCTATGGTCGTTCTTCACGCCGGTTTTCATGCTGGTGGTCTACACATTCGTGTTCAGTGTCGTTTTCAAGGCCCGCTGGTCTGGGGGCGGTGAATCCAAGAGCGAATTCGCCTTGGTGCTGTTCGCGGGCCTGCTGGTCTTCAACCTGTTTTCCGAATGCGTGAACCGTGCGCCAGGCCTGGTGCTGGCCAATACCAACTACGTCAAGAAGATCGTGTTTCCACTGGAAACCCTGCCCCTGGTGTCGCTCGGCGCAGCACTGTTCCACATGGCGGTCAGCGTCCTGGCCTGGCTGGTGTTCTATATCGTCCTGTTCGGTACCCCTCCGGTAACCGCGCTTCTGCTACCGGTGGTGCTGTTCCCATTGGTGCTGCTGACGCTGGGAATCTCCTGGTTTCTCGCCTCGATAAGCGTCTACCTGCGCGATATCGGCCAGTTCATCGGCATTATCATCACGGCGATGCTGTTTCTCTCACCGATTTTCTATCCACTCTCGACCCTGCCCCAAAGCTACCAGGTCGCCCTGCAGGCAAATCCCCTGACACTGCCGGTGGAAATGGTTCGCGATGTCCTGTTTTGGGGCAAGGCGCCACAATGGGGGCAACTGGCCGCTTATTCGGCGACCTCCGTACTGATTGCCTGCTCAGGGTTCGCCTGGTTCCAGCGGACACGCAAAGGCTTTGCCGACGTCATATGA